In Reichenbachiella agarivorans, one genomic interval encodes:
- a CDS encoding caspase family protein, whose product MRVTTLVLSILLIAYSTHAQKLIIDNQGHSGLIHGLSFIDHGKKLLSISEDKTVRVWDVADGSLHQTYRFERQDGVNGKIYASALSKDKKFLFLGGYFDNQEGDKESIGEIRVIDLANNRLLTSLKGHQNVVLDMVISQDGSKLVSASADQSIIVWDISSIQNGRLASVLTTIPNIDNVINTIDISRDGKYIAVGDNQGYVKTWTITGTNPSKFKIHEKSVRKVKYGDYQLLSAGEDGQIVKWTLNGKFNGTLAQLPGAINVLEISPDNQYLTAMGRVGIVFKLSDESIISRFDYHTNAVSSITTAPFESFDEATGIYIASAGGDDKNILIWEAKSGKLVRNLVGSGKSVFGVGVDEKLKTIGFSQSNPTGNLDDVVLEKAFDLNQLLLMRSIESVDNFHTATIQYKGLYLSKESSNSIKFGENIIATDELKDGTVRSYSFINDGQAVVIGSSYTLSKYTLSGEKLGNYMGHEGEVWAVSDFAQQGLVVSGSNDQTIKIWNNVTGENLFTLFISVDNEWVIWTPQGFYEASAGGEKYIGWHINKGRNKLAEFHDVSAFSKFYHRPDVIKETLRLKSYEKVAEALSLNAKPEEKITPPTIAWLTKPGTVVNGVEATINFQITSQDPVTQIKLLVNGRPIISKSELKISGNGQAEKVSLEVKMPEGSNGEYAFSVFAADKTSKIVSTEMAVTFKNETIQSKSVQTTASTERSKVTLDPINKKITKSNLYMVSIGVSEFANASYDLRYADDDANAIDEMFKAQKGKMYNSVTSIKLTNKDATRAKILNTFQRLETYTTVDDFVIIFIASHGMNVDDNFYIIPHDGDANNPRISCIDWRDFSDLVGNMSAKVVLFIDTCHSGQLGNNIGQKKLSNTEAVRQLAGKEYGVVIMAAATGYEYSLEHPDWGHGAFTLSILEGINDGKADIKPDGVVHLRELDYYLSERVQELTGGRQHPTTQKPSSISKLSLAEIN is encoded by the coding sequence ATGAGAGTTACAACTCTAGTCCTATCAATTCTCCTTATAGCATATAGTACTCATGCGCAAAAATTAATCATTGACAACCAAGGACATTCAGGTCTCATTCATGGTCTATCCTTCATAGACCATGGTAAAAAATTACTTTCGATTTCTGAAGACAAAACAGTCAGAGTGTGGGATGTAGCAGATGGTTCGTTGCATCAAACATACAGGTTCGAAAGACAGGATGGGGTCAACGGAAAAATCTATGCCTCCGCTCTATCCAAAGACAAGAAGTTCCTCTTCCTAGGAGGGTATTTTGACAATCAAGAAGGTGACAAGGAGTCGATAGGCGAAATCCGAGTTATCGATTTAGCCAACAATAGATTACTGACTAGTCTAAAAGGACACCAAAATGTAGTGTTAGACATGGTTATTTCGCAAGACGGAAGCAAATTGGTAAGTGCATCGGCAGATCAATCTATCATTGTGTGGGACATTTCGTCCATTCAGAACGGTCGCTTGGCTAGTGTTCTCACCACCATACCTAACATTGACAATGTAATTAACACCATTGATATCAGCCGAGACGGCAAGTATATCGCGGTTGGAGACAATCAAGGATATGTAAAAACTTGGACCATCACAGGAACCAATCCTAGCAAATTCAAAATCCACGAAAAATCAGTCCGAAAAGTCAAATATGGTGATTACCAGCTACTCTCTGCGGGAGAAGATGGACAAATTGTAAAATGGACACTAAACGGCAAATTCAACGGCACTTTGGCGCAGTTGCCTGGTGCCATCAATGTATTAGAGATCTCTCCAGACAATCAATACCTCACTGCCATGGGTCGTGTAGGTATAGTATTCAAACTGAGTGATGAATCCATTATTTCAAGATTCGACTACCATACCAATGCAGTAAGCTCAATCACAACCGCTCCCTTTGAAAGCTTTGATGAAGCAACAGGCATCTATATCGCTTCTGCGGGAGGAGACGACAAAAACATTCTCATTTGGGAGGCAAAAAGTGGGAAACTAGTTAGAAACCTAGTGGGCTCAGGAAAGAGTGTCTTCGGAGTAGGTGTGGATGAAAAATTGAAAACCATTGGTTTCAGTCAAAGTAATCCAACAGGAAATTTGGACGATGTGGTCTTGGAAAAAGCTTTCGATCTCAACCAACTTCTGCTAATGAGAAGCATAGAATCGGTAGATAATTTCCATACTGCCACCATACAATACAAAGGCCTATATCTCTCCAAAGAATCCTCCAATTCAATAAAATTCGGAGAGAATATCATTGCCACAGATGAATTGAAGGACGGAACTGTCAGATCTTACTCCTTCATCAACGATGGTCAAGCTGTGGTGATCGGTTCATCTTATACACTCAGCAAATACACCCTCTCTGGCGAAAAACTGGGTAACTACATGGGTCACGAAGGAGAAGTTTGGGCAGTATCAGATTTTGCACAGCAGGGACTTGTTGTATCTGGAAGCAATGACCAAACCATCAAAATATGGAACAATGTAACAGGAGAAAACCTATTCACCCTATTTATCTCAGTAGATAATGAATGGGTGATATGGACTCCACAAGGATTCTACGAAGCATCTGCGGGTGGTGAAAAATACATCGGCTGGCATATCAACAAAGGGCGTAACAAACTCGCCGAATTCCATGATGTCTCTGCATTCAGCAAGTTTTATCACAGACCAGATGTAATCAAAGAAACGCTTCGTCTCAAATCCTATGAAAAAGTAGCTGAAGCTCTGTCGTTGAATGCCAAACCTGAAGAAAAAATCACTCCTCCGACAATCGCATGGTTGACTAAACCAGGGACTGTAGTAAATGGCGTAGAGGCAACCATCAACTTCCAGATAACATCACAAGACCCCGTCACACAAATCAAACTATTGGTCAATGGTCGACCTATCATTTCCAAATCAGAATTAAAAATTTCAGGAAATGGACAGGCAGAAAAGGTATCCTTGGAAGTGAAAATGCCAGAGGGAAGCAATGGAGAATATGCTTTCAGTGTCTTTGCAGCAGACAAAACCTCCAAAATCGTTTCCACAGAGATGGCTGTTACTTTCAAAAACGAAACGATCCAATCCAAATCTGTACAAACAACAGCAAGTACAGAAAGAAGCAAAGTCACATTGGATCCAATCAATAAAAAAATAACAAAAAGCAATCTCTACATGGTATCTATCGGTGTTTCCGAATTTGCTAATGCTAGCTATGACCTCAGGTATGCAGATGATGATGCCAATGCGATAGACGAAATGTTCAAAGCTCAAAAAGGAAAAATGTATAATTCGGTCACAAGCATCAAACTCACCAACAAGGATGCCACCAGAGCCAAGATATTGAATACCTTTCAACGCCTAGAGACTTACACCACTGTAGACGACTTTGTAATCATTTTCATCGCTTCTCACGGCATGAATGTCGACGACAACTTTTACATCATACCACATGATGGGGATGCCAACAATCCTCGCATATCCTGTATCGATTGGAGAGACTTTTCCGATTTAGTCGGAAATATGTCCGCCAAAGTGGTATTATTCATAGACACCTGCCACAGTGGACAACTCGGTAACAATATTGGCCAAAAGAAATTAAGTAACACAGAAGCTGTAAGACAGCTAGCAGGTAAAGAGTACGGTGTGGTGATCATGGCTGCCGCCACTGGCTATGAGTACTCTCTAGAGCACCCAGATTGGGGACACGGCGCTTTCACTCTATCTATCTTGGAAGGTATAAACGACGGTAAAGCCGATATCAAACCAGATGGAGTAGTCCACCTAAGAGAATTGGACTACTACTTGTCTGAGAGAGTACAAGAACTCACAGGTGGACGTCAGCATCCAACCACTCAAAAACCAAGCTCCATCAGCAAATTATCATTGGCTGAGATCAATTAG
- a CDS encoding lysophospholipid acyltransferase family protein gives MQLIRFIWYYSFWLFVRTALHFYYKKIKVVGYENVPKGVPVIFGANHQNALVDPLLMTTHVYQMTHYLVRADVFKNPFVKRFLNSLNLMPVYRARDGVNSVKENQRIFQACFDAFKAKESLMLFPEGTHDSRYVVKPMKKGIARIALGGLAQADAPTELYIVPIGLTYSGQSQFRSSVVLHYGDPIKVEPKPETPENIDALKDQFESSLSDFHAALPEDGYAYLEKVFFHDQSPKKLILDYQNINQQARTIQLKATETEKQEILDLGKQLEKGGLNFPFEKREQPFWTALLAMVLSPLAAVGFVLNFPIIFIPWKIMRGIKDKVFTDTIYFGIGLVLAPLMWWSYTVLAYAQTGSWRVSVVVLFVVPATLLAYGRFDKAMYVYSQNRKLAKSVELRNLYGQFVQKVTHLKSYIK, from the coding sequence ATGCAACTCATACGATTCATTTGGTACTATTCCTTTTGGTTGTTCGTCCGTACCGCTCTTCACTTTTACTATAAGAAAATCAAAGTTGTAGGATATGAAAATGTCCCTAAAGGTGTGCCAGTGATATTTGGTGCCAATCACCAAAACGCTTTGGTTGATCCACTGTTGATGACCACTCATGTGTATCAGATGACGCATTATTTGGTGAGGGCGGATGTTTTTAAGAATCCTTTCGTTAAACGATTTTTGAATTCACTCAATCTCATGCCAGTATATCGGGCGAGAGATGGGGTCAATTCTGTCAAGGAGAATCAAAGGATTTTTCAAGCCTGTTTTGATGCCTTTAAGGCCAAAGAATCGTTGATGCTTTTTCCGGAGGGAACTCATGACAGCAGGTATGTAGTCAAACCGATGAAGAAAGGCATAGCGAGAATTGCCCTAGGAGGGTTGGCTCAGGCTGATGCACCGACGGAGTTGTACATCGTGCCGATTGGGCTTACATATTCTGGACAGTCTCAATTTAGGTCATCCGTCGTATTGCATTATGGCGATCCGATCAAAGTAGAGCCAAAACCCGAAACGCCTGAAAACATTGACGCTCTCAAAGATCAATTTGAATCTTCATTGAGTGATTTTCATGCTGCCTTGCCTGAGGATGGGTATGCTTATTTGGAGAAAGTATTCTTCCATGACCAAAGCCCTAAAAAGCTGATCTTAGATTATCAAAATATCAATCAACAAGCCAGAACCATTCAATTAAAGGCCACAGAGACAGAGAAGCAGGAGATTCTTGATTTGGGTAAACAATTGGAGAAAGGAGGATTGAATTTTCCGTTTGAGAAGAGAGAGCAACCGTTTTGGACGGCTCTTTTAGCGATGGTATTGAGCCCATTGGCTGCTGTTGGATTTGTGCTAAATTTCCCTATCATATTTATTCCCTGGAAGATCATGCGCGGAATCAAGGACAAGGTGTTTACTGACACAATTTATTTTGGGATTGGTCTAGTATTAGCACCGTTGATGTGGTGGAGTTATACCGTCTTGGCATATGCCCAAACAGGGTCATGGCGGGTGAGTGTCGTGGTGTTGTTTGTCGTTCCTGCTACTCTGTTAGCTTATGGCCGCTTTGACAAAGCCATGTATGTTTACTCACAAAACAGGAAACTTGCTAAATCAGTTGAACTTCGAAATCTCTATGGTCAGTTTGTACAAAAGGTGACACATTTGAAGAGCTATATCAAATGA
- the ribD gene encoding bifunctional diaminohydroxyphosphoribosylaminopyrimidine deaminase/5-amino-6-(5-phosphoribosylamino)uracil reductase RibD, translated as MSDREFMQRAFDLALKGLGHVSPNPVVGCVIVHEGRIIGEGWHQKYGKAHAEVNAIKSVEDQSLLPKSTVYVTLEPCAHHGKTPPCVDLLVKHKVKKVIIANEDPFPLVNGGGIARLKQAGIEVEVGLLADVGLELNRRFFKAITTNLPYVILKWAQTANGFVARENFDSKWISNDSSRKLVHKWRAEEDAILVGKNTVKFDNPTLNVRDWEGTDPLRVYIDRNLELVDEYNIKDGSIPTICYNTIRSSHDGHLEFVKIEEDSFVLGILMDLYQHNIQSVIIEGGSTVLREFIQAKLWDEARVFVSQKTFESGISAPRLIGNQIDSQELEGDELTIFRPY; from the coding sequence ATGTCTGACCGAGAATTTATGCAGCGTGCTTTTGACCTAGCACTAAAGGGGCTAGGCCATGTGAGTCCCAATCCTGTAGTAGGCTGTGTGATTGTGCATGAGGGGCGCATCATAGGCGAAGGCTGGCATCAAAAATACGGAAAAGCACACGCAGAAGTCAATGCTATCAAGAGTGTAGAGGATCAATCACTGTTACCTAAGAGCACGGTCTATGTGACACTAGAACCTTGTGCGCATCATGGTAAAACACCCCCTTGTGTAGACCTTCTTGTCAAACATAAAGTCAAAAAAGTCATCATCGCCAACGAAGACCCTTTTCCATTGGTGAATGGAGGAGGAATTGCGAGATTGAAACAGGCAGGTATTGAAGTAGAGGTAGGCTTACTGGCAGATGTGGGACTAGAGTTGAATAGACGTTTTTTCAAGGCCATCACGACCAATCTGCCCTATGTGATTTTGAAATGGGCGCAAACAGCAAATGGCTTTGTGGCTAGAGAAAATTTTGATTCCAAATGGATCAGTAATGACTCTTCTAGGAAATTGGTCCATAAATGGAGAGCCGAGGAAGACGCCATTTTAGTGGGGAAGAATACCGTGAAGTTTGACAATCCAACCCTGAATGTCCGAGATTGGGAAGGAACCGATCCTTTGCGGGTGTACATCGACCGAAACCTGGAATTGGTGGATGAATACAATATCAAGGATGGTTCTATACCTACCATATGCTACAATACGATTCGGTCATCACACGATGGTCATCTGGAGTTTGTAAAGATTGAGGAAGATAGCTTTGTATTGGGCATCCTAATGGACTTGTATCAGCACAATATCCAATCAGTAATCATAGAAGGAGGGAGCACTGTGTTACGTGAGTTTATCCAAGCCAAACTTTGGGATGAAGCGAGAGTATTTGTTTCTCAAAAAACTTTTGAATCAGGCATATCTGCACCACGATTGATAGGCAATCAAATAGACTCGCAGGAGCTCGAAGGAGATGAATTGACCATTTTTCGTCCATATTAA
- a CDS encoding DUF4384 domain-containing protein — protein MNKGLLFLLLLTPFIPVLGQAPSWTNHMSRTINYPETEYLVGFLSENHYSQESQEDLLFRLKNYSRDQLSESILVDIKSISTLNIHNVNADTHEEFKKKSTSVSNATIAGLKTETYYDSKKKIAYAFSYAKKQDVINYYSHEIARDLDYVHTQYQIVKNQIAAADNERAIKTLYQLQTSIKNIEQSSTMLITLTENYNHPAIKRDEVNTFKINIDNELRAVRNTDQFQLDDAAFFIAYALNSQLEDNKETPLRVNNFTYQDTPMSSSFSRRMKTSLEQKLTQLGFRVASTGSTDQDAYILNGNYWEESDRIKISTILRNQTSSVAIASADCFLPKSTLDINQISYKPENYQEAMVSMQQFAQNEITGGGLILDVFTNKGTDNLIFTNGEEMKLFVKANRECYLRFIYHLADGSKVLLLNDYYISREYVNKAYELPDSFECTEPFGFETLQLNAQSIPFEPLQTRKEYGYDFIIENNEAIIQKTRGFKKSENSETLKAEKRLMITTLSN, from the coding sequence ATGAATAAAGGTCTCCTCTTTCTATTACTCCTTACTCCTTTCATCCCTGTTCTTGGTCAAGCGCCCTCTTGGACCAATCATATGAGTAGGACCATCAATTACCCAGAGACGGAATATTTGGTTGGCTTCTTATCAGAAAATCACTACAGCCAAGAGTCTCAAGAAGATTTGCTTTTCAGACTCAAAAACTACAGCAGAGATCAATTATCTGAAAGTATCCTCGTCGATATCAAAAGTATCAGCACACTCAACATACACAATGTCAATGCCGACACCCACGAAGAATTCAAAAAGAAAAGCACCTCCGTCAGCAATGCCACTATAGCAGGTCTCAAAACCGAAACCTACTACGATTCCAAAAAGAAAATTGCTTACGCATTCTCTTATGCCAAAAAACAAGATGTTATCAACTATTATAGCCATGAGATCGCTAGAGACCTAGATTATGTACATACACAGTACCAAATCGTCAAAAATCAAATTGCAGCAGCTGATAATGAAAGAGCAATCAAAACACTGTACCAACTCCAAACTTCGATCAAAAACATAGAACAAAGTTCTACAATGTTGATCACCCTCACTGAGAATTACAACCATCCCGCTATCAAAAGAGATGAGGTCAATACCTTTAAAATCAACATTGACAATGAACTCCGAGCTGTAAGAAACACAGATCAATTCCAACTGGATGATGCTGCTTTTTTCATCGCCTATGCGCTCAACAGTCAATTAGAAGACAATAAGGAAACACCTCTGCGAGTCAACAATTTCACCTACCAAGACACTCCCATGTCTAGTTCCTTTTCTAGAAGAATGAAGACCAGTTTGGAACAAAAACTGACTCAATTGGGTTTCAGGGTAGCTAGTACAGGCAGCACTGATCAGGATGCTTATATCCTCAATGGAAACTACTGGGAAGAATCTGATAGAATCAAAATCAGCACCATCCTGCGAAACCAAACTAGCTCGGTAGCTATTGCCAGCGCAGATTGCTTTTTACCCAAAAGCACCTTGGATATCAATCAAATCAGTTACAAACCTGAGAATTATCAAGAAGCCATGGTATCCATGCAGCAGTTTGCTCAAAATGAAATCACAGGTGGGGGGTTGATCCTTGATGTGTTTACTAACAAAGGCACCGACAACCTCATTTTCACCAACGGTGAGGAAATGAAACTGTTCGTAAAGGCCAATAGAGAGTGCTATCTACGCTTCATTTATCATTTGGCTGATGGCAGTAAGGTTCTCTTGCTCAATGATTACTACATCAGTAGAGAGTATGTCAACAAAGCCTACGAATTGCCCGATAGTTTTGAATGCACAGAACCTTTCGGATTTGAAACTCTTCAACTCAATGCCCAAAGCATACCATTTGAACCACTGCAAACTAGAAAAGAGTATGGTTATGACTTCATCATCGAAAACAACGAAGCAATTATTCAAAAAACTCGAGGGTTCAAAAAATCTGAAAACTCCGAAACCTTGAAAGCAGAAAAACGACTAATGATCACAACTCTGAGTAACTAA
- a CDS encoding sensor histidine kinase encodes MIKQHSDLNYLNRLGTVIKFTLAGVIFGLIFPIFALILDCLLNHIPMNWEGFIYIHHINVIHYVVDTAPLVLGFAGYKLGQSHQKKNNINNHLLKINHSLDNFTYKITHDLKGPATNIKGLIHLLKRDDFTELEKKDFIERLYQATNSWVETFQDFSELLRQEKSGIREKSNCDLHKTLKGLEEELKIEIEESQTTLSYDFSASRHIYISKYDLDSIFKNLITNAIKYSHKDRTPLINIRSEMVKDNIKIVFIDNGIGINLEVHGEKLFQVFERLHEKESARGSGIGLYLVKSQVEGNGGSIHVDSVPEIGTTFTLTLPIHSKA; translated from the coding sequence ATGATTAAACAACACTCCGATTTGAATTACTTAAACAGACTCGGGACAGTCATCAAATTCACTTTAGCAGGTGTCATATTTGGTTTGATCTTTCCCATATTTGCTTTGATTCTTGACTGCCTGTTGAACCACATCCCTATGAATTGGGAAGGTTTCATCTATATTCATCACATCAATGTAATCCACTATGTGGTGGATACTGCTCCTTTGGTGTTAGGATTTGCGGGTTATAAACTTGGGCAATCTCATCAGAAAAAAAACAACATCAATAATCACTTATTGAAAATCAACCATTCTCTTGACAATTTCACTTACAAAATAACACATGATCTAAAAGGTCCTGCTACAAACATCAAAGGCCTCATCCATTTGCTAAAAAGAGATGACTTTACCGAATTAGAAAAAAAGGACTTCATTGAGAGATTGTACCAAGCTACTAATAGCTGGGTAGAAACTTTTCAAGATTTTTCAGAACTACTGCGTCAAGAAAAATCTGGCATCAGAGAAAAAAGCAATTGTGACCTTCATAAAACTTTAAAAGGTCTAGAAGAAGAATTGAAAATAGAAATAGAAGAGTCTCAAACCACTCTTTCTTATGACTTTTCTGCATCCAGACATATCTACATCTCTAAGTACGATTTAGATAGTATATTCAAAAACCTGATCACCAATGCTATCAAGTATAGCCACAAAGACCGAACTCCACTCATTAATATTAGAAGTGAGATGGTGAAAGACAATATTAAAATTGTATTCATTGACAATGGGATAGGAATCAATCTGGAAGTTCATGGCGAAAAGCTGTTTCAGGTATTTGAGAGATTACATGAAAAAGAAAGCGCCAGAGGTTCTGGGATAGGTTTGTATTTGGTCAAAAGTCAAGTAGAAGGTAATGGAGGAAGTATACATGTAGACAGTGTACCAGAGATTGGTACTACCTTCACTTTGACACTGCCTATTCATTCCAAAGCATAA
- a CDS encoding tellurite resistance TerB family protein, which yields MTDQALPTEYQRLLLRTVFAFMICDTHIAQDELDFIRQKASEKHFFGSLNIEDELAELIDHVNRRGIDFFDDYFKRVKRVSMTDDQELQLIDAAIRTVQADDKITQEEINFLKILRVLLNVSNEKILTAFPKIGPDFVDQDKFTEIYFKELYANYVKLTEMPVFDISDVKDITASTKIE from the coding sequence ATGACCGATCAAGCACTCCCTACCGAATACCAAAGATTACTCCTTAGAACTGTCTTTGCCTTTATGATATGTGATACGCACATTGCTCAAGATGAATTGGATTTCATAAGACAGAAAGCTAGCGAAAAGCACTTCTTCGGATCGCTGAATATTGAAGATGAACTCGCAGAGTTAATTGACCATGTAAACCGAAGAGGCATTGACTTCTTTGACGACTATTTTAAAAGGGTGAAACGTGTCAGCATGACTGACGATCAGGAGTTGCAATTGATAGATGCAGCTATTAGAACCGTACAAGCAGATGACAAAATCACCCAAGAAGAGATCAACTTTCTAAAAATCCTGCGAGTCCTACTCAATGTTTCTAATGAAAAAATACTAACCGCCTTTCCGAAAATAGGGCCTGACTTTGTTGATCAAGATAAATTCACTGAAATCTACTTCAAAGAACTCTATGCCAACTATGTCAAACTAACAGAAATGCCTGTTTTTGACATCAGTGATGTGAAAGACATAACTGCATCCACCAAAATTGAATAG
- a CDS encoding RluA family pseudouridine synthase, which translates to MEETYLEEEELFEHYRIIADPKQELLRIDKFLMDRLPNVTRNKVQEGIKDGSVKVNDLIVKPNYKIRPGDVVVVALSEPPKDTDIIPEEIPLNIVYEDDDLLVVNKEAGMVVHPAYQNWSGTLVHALTWHFQNLPTMPNNDGRPGLVHRIDKDTSGLLVIAKTEKAMTSLAKQFFDHSIERTYYALVWGEPTEEKGTINVNLGRSLKDRRITAPFPEGDFGRTAITHYEVIKSLRYVSLLKCNLETGRTHQIRAHLKYIGHPLFNDATYGGDKILKGTTFTKYKQFVDNCFKMIPRQALHAKSLGFVHPSTNKFVQFDSELPSDFQSVIEKWENYVNTID; encoded by the coding sequence ATGGAAGAAACGTACCTAGAGGAGGAAGAATTATTTGAGCATTACCGGATCATCGCTGACCCCAAGCAGGAGTTGTTGCGAATTGACAAATTCCTGATGGATCGCTTGCCAAATGTCACTCGCAACAAAGTGCAGGAGGGAATCAAAGATGGATCGGTCAAGGTCAATGACCTCATCGTCAAACCCAACTATAAGATACGTCCTGGTGACGTAGTAGTGGTAGCACTATCCGAACCACCAAAGGATACAGATATTATTCCTGAGGAAATACCGCTTAATATCGTCTATGAAGATGATGACTTGCTGGTGGTCAACAAAGAGGCTGGTATGGTCGTACACCCAGCCTATCAAAATTGGTCTGGTACGCTAGTTCATGCACTTACTTGGCACTTTCAGAACCTGCCCACCATGCCCAACAATGACGGTAGGCCAGGATTGGTTCACCGCATAGACAAAGATACTTCTGGACTGTTGGTGATTGCCAAAACAGAAAAGGCGATGACCAGTCTGGCCAAGCAGTTTTTTGATCACAGTATAGAGCGTACCTATTATGCGTTGGTATGGGGAGAGCCTACCGAGGAAAAGGGAACTATCAACGTAAATCTCGGAAGAAGTCTAAAGGACAGAAGAATCACAGCCCCATTTCCTGAAGGGGATTTTGGTAGGACGGCGATTACTCATTACGAAGTGATCAAATCTTTGAGATATGTTTCTCTCTTGAAATGCAACCTAGAGACTGGACGTACACATCAGATCAGAGCGCATCTCAAATATATTGGGCATCCATTGTTCAATGACGCGACGTATGGTGGAGACAAGATATTGAAGGGGACTACTTTTACCAAGTATAAACAATTTGTCGATAATTGCTTTAAAATGATACCAAGACAGGCTTTGCATGCCAAATCACTCGGTTTTGTACATCCGTCTACTAATAAATTTGTTCAGTTTGATTCAGAATTACCTTCTGATTTTCAATCGGTGATTGAAAAATGGGAGAATTATGTTAATACTATTGATTGA
- the prmC gene encoding peptide chain release factor N(5)-glutamine methyltransferase: MKVIFPRETHQSVVSTLYPIFGQQEAEALSKIALEKIFDWNQTDLILNQESTVEENKVEHLHQVISRLQKQEPIQYILEEADFYGRKFYVNENVLIPRQETESLIQIIKEYKNWKNVKIADIGTGSGCIPCSLYIEINTSLVIAYDISIPALEVAKKNADLLGCKIDFRQLDILNQDLDEKDLDIIISNPPYVLDREKQQMTSNVLDHEPHLALFVEDNHPLVFYEAIAVRSKSTLKRGGCLFFEINEKFGTEVAELLSTSGYGQVQIHQDINGKDRFVSGELI; encoded by the coding sequence ATGAAGGTAATCTTTCCTCGTGAGACACATCAATCCGTGGTTTCAACACTCTATCCTATTTTTGGTCAGCAAGAAGCAGAAGCTCTCAGTAAAATTGCCTTAGAAAAGATCTTTGATTGGAATCAAACTGACTTAATCCTCAATCAAGAATCAACTGTAGAGGAAAACAAAGTCGAACATTTGCATCAAGTGATCTCCAGACTTCAAAAACAAGAACCCATCCAGTATATTCTTGAAGAAGCAGATTTTTATGGTCGAAAATTTTATGTCAACGAAAATGTATTGATCCCGAGACAAGAGACAGAATCGCTGATCCAAATCATCAAAGAATATAAGAACTGGAAAAACGTCAAAATAGCCGATATAGGTACTGGGTCTGGCTGTATTCCTTGTAGTCTATACATAGAGATCAATACCAGCCTAGTAATCGCTTATGATATTAGTATTCCTGCTCTGGAGGTAGCAAAAAAAAATGCAGATTTATTGGGCTGCAAAATAGATTTCAGGCAATTAGACATCCTCAATCAGGATTTGGATGAAAAGGACTTGGACATCATCATCAGTAATCCTCCCTATGTCTTAGATAGAGAAAAGCAACAAATGACCTCCAATGTCTTGGATCACGAGCCACATTTGGCGCTGTTCGTAGAGGATAATCACCCGCTCGTTTTTTATGAAGCGATTGCTGTACGATCCAAAAGTACGTTAAAAAGAGGTGGTTGTCTTTTCTTCGAAATCAACGAAAAATTCGGCACTGAAGTAGCAGAATTATTGTCAACCTCAGGCTATGGTCAAGTACAGATACACCAAGACATCAACGGCAAAGACAGATTCGTCTCTGGAGAACTCATTTGA